One stretch of Pradoshia sp. D12 DNA includes these proteins:
- a CDS encoding glycoside hydrolase family 1 protein: MKKFPDNFWWGAATSGPQSEGRFNKKHANVFDYWYEVEPEEFYKQVGPDTASNFYNSYVKDIHLMKEIGLNSVRTSIQWTRLIDDFETATVNEDGVRYYNDVINEFIKQGITPVMALHHFDLPVELYKKYGGWESKHVVDLFAKFAGKCFELFGDRVKHWFTFNEPMVIVDGQYLYQFHYPKVVDGKRAVQVAYNLNLASAKAIKVFRELGLHNQGAKIGIILNLTPSYPASNKEEDVKAGKIADLWRNEMFLNAAVYGEFPAQLVEILTKDKVIWESTVEELAILKANTIDTLGVNFYHPSRVKAPDISPNSTADWMPDRYYDHYDMPGRRMNVDKGWEIYPKALYDIAINIRDNYKNIEWFVSENGMGVSREERFLNDEGMIEDDYRIEFIEEHLEWVHKGIEEGSNCYGYHLWTPIDCWSWKNAYRNRYGFISNNIHTQVKTIKKSGYWIKEVSENNGLK; encoded by the coding sequence ATGAAAAAGTTTCCGGATAATTTTTGGTGGGGTGCAGCTACCTCTGGTCCCCAAAGTGAAGGTAGATTTAATAAAAAACATGCAAATGTATTTGATTACTGGTACGAAGTGGAGCCCGAGGAGTTTTACAAACAGGTTGGACCTGATACTGCCTCCAATTTCTACAATAGTTATGTAAAAGATATTCATTTAATGAAGGAAATTGGTCTTAATTCTGTCCGGACTTCCATTCAATGGACAAGATTGATTGACGATTTCGAAACAGCGACTGTCAACGAGGATGGTGTTCGCTATTATAATGATGTGATTAATGAGTTCATTAAACAAGGAATCACGCCTGTTATGGCACTCCACCATTTTGACCTTCCGGTTGAGCTATACAAGAAGTATGGCGGCTGGGAATCAAAGCATGTAGTTGACTTGTTTGCTAAGTTTGCGGGCAAATGCTTTGAGCTGTTTGGCGACCGAGTTAAGCACTGGTTTACTTTTAACGAGCCGATGGTCATTGTGGACGGCCAGTATTTATATCAATTCCATTATCCAAAGGTGGTTGATGGAAAAAGGGCAGTCCAGGTTGCGTATAACTTAAATCTGGCTTCCGCTAAAGCGATTAAGGTTTTCAGGGAGTTGGGTCTTCATAATCAGGGTGCAAAAATTGGAATTATTCTCAACCTGACTCCATCCTACCCTGCTTCCAATAAGGAAGAAGACGTAAAAGCAGGGAAAATTGCGGATCTATGGCGCAATGAGATGTTCTTAAATGCGGCTGTTTATGGAGAATTTCCGGCACAATTGGTTGAAATTTTAACAAAAGATAAAGTGATCTGGGAATCAACGGTGGAAGAACTGGCGATTTTGAAGGCAAATACCATTGATACCCTTGGCGTTAATTTCTATCATCCGTCTCGCGTGAAGGCCCCAGATATCTCACCAAACAGTACAGCCGATTGGATGCCTGACCGCTATTATGATCATTATGATATGCCTGGCAGAAGGATGAATGTGGATAAAGGATGGGAGATTTATCCGAAGGCATTGTATGATATCGCCATCAATATTCGTGATAATTATAAAAATATTGAGTGGTTTGTTTCCGAAAATGGAATGGGTGTTTCACGGGAGGAACGTTTCCTGAATGATGAAGGCATGATTGAGGATGATTATCGGATTGAATTCATCGAGGAGCATTTAGAATGGGTTCATAAAGGAATAGAAGAAGGGTCAAATTGCTATGGTTATCATCTATGGACACCTATTGACTGTTGGTCATGGAAGAATGCGTACCGTAACCGTTATGGATTTATTTCGAATAACATCCATACGCAGGTGAAGACCATCAAGAAATCGGGTTATTGGATTAAAGAAGTTAGTGAAAATAATGGATTAAAGTAA